DNA sequence from the Paenibacillus azoreducens genome:
GGCGATCACCTTCACCAGAGGGGTTTGCATCTCTTGTTTCATCCGTTTGACAATGCCATCCACCTGACCGGCATATCCATATATAATTCCGGACTGCATCGCGTGAACCGTGTTCCGTCCGATTACTCTTTTCGGTTTCTCCAGTTCGATACGCGGAAGTTTCGACGCCCGCTGAACCAAAGCCTCGGTCGCTATGCCAATGCCCGGTACGATGGCCCCGCCAAGATAGTTCCCTTTTTCATCGATGCAGTCAAAGGTGGTCGCCGTGCCGAAATCAACCACGATCACCGGACCTTTGTACAATTCCACTGCCGCCACTGCATTTACGATGCGGTCCGCACCTACCTCACGCGGATTTTCATACCGGAGATTCAATCCTGTTTTGATGCCCGGGCCGACCATAAGCGGATCCTTATGGATATATTTGCGGCACATCTCCTCAATCGTATGAATCATCGGCGGCACGACGGAAGATATGATGATACCACGGATATTTGAAACGGGAATCCCTGCCATGTGGAGCAAATTATGAAACCACACACCGTACTCGTCGGACGTGGACTGGCCAATCGTGCTGAGACGAAAATGGTGCAGAAGTTCGCGCCCTTTGTAAATGCCGAGCACAATGTTGGTATTCCCGATGTCGATGACAAGGATCATGGGGATGGATTCCTCCTTTACTTTACAGCGTTGAGATCAAGGCTGATATCAAGACTCTCAAAGGAATAGGTTAACCGCCCCACGGATATCACGTCAACCCCACATTCGGCAATTCCTTTAATGGTTTGCAGCGAAACATTGCCAGAAGCCTCGACGCGAACATGGGGGGCTTTGGTTTTGATCCGTCTGACCGCTTCCTTCATCAACGCTTGATCCATATTGTCCAACATGATAATGTCGGCTCCGGCTTTCAGCGCCTCTTCAACCTGCTCCAAAGATTCCGTCTCCACTTCAATGGTCATGGTATGCGGAATGTGGGCCCGGGCCCGCTCGACGGCTCTGCGGATTCCACCTGCTGCCTTGATATGGTTGTCCTTGATCATAACAGCGTCATAAAGCCCGAAACGATGATTCGCGCCGCCGCCAACCCGAACGGCATATTTCTCAAGCATCCGGTGCCCGGGGGTCGTTTTGCGCGTATCTACAAGCTTGGCAGGCAATCCCTCCAGCGCATCCACGAATATGCGCGTCCGGGTGGCAATGCCTGAGAGCCGCTGCAGTATATTAAGTGCGATCCGCTCCCCTGTCAAAATATGATGCGTGCTTCCTTCAACAACAGCGAGCACCGTACCCTTGCTCACATGTTCTCCGTCCTTTACATGAGCCGTGAAAGACAAGGAAGGGTCCACCACCTGAAACACCAGCTCCGCAACGGGAATGCCCGCCACGATGCCGTCTTCTTTGGCATGGATAATTCCTTTCGACTCATGTCCTGCCGGAACGGTCGTCATGGTCGTGACATCCCCGGACCCAACGTCTTCCTTCAGCCATAAGCGAATGGATTCCACTAGACCTTCATTATATCCATTAAACATCATCACTGAATTCCTCCATGATTTCATCTTCGCGATGCAAAAGCAAATGCTTGCGCCACACCGCATCATTTTTATGAGGATAATCCTCCCTGTAATGCGCGCCCCGGCTCTCCTTGCGTTCCATGGCGGCATGGGTAATCAACAGACAGCTGGTCAGCATATTTGCAAATTCAAATTCTTCCTTGCGGGTGAGCTCGGCATCGAATATCGGAAGCTGGCGCTTTAGCTCGTCCATTCCCTTATGAAGCAG
Encoded proteins:
- a CDS encoding type III pantothenate kinase yields the protein MILVIDIGNTNIVLGIYKGRELLHHFRLSTIGQSTSDEYGVWFHNLLHMAGIPVSNIRGIIISSVVPPMIHTIEEMCRKYIHKDPLMVGPGIKTGLNLRYENPREVGADRIVNAVAAVELYKGPVIVVDFGTATTFDCIDEKGNYLGGAIVPGIGIATEALVQRASKLPRIELEKPKRVIGRNTVHAMQSGIIYGYAGQVDGIVKRMKQEMQTPLVKVIATGGMAELMAGESETIDKVNPLLTLEGLRIIYERNN
- the nadC gene encoding carboxylating nicotinate-nucleotide diphosphorylase, which translates into the protein MMFNGYNEGLVESIRLWLKEDVGSGDVTTMTTVPAGHESKGIIHAKEDGIVAGIPVAELVFQVVDPSLSFTAHVKDGEHVSKGTVLAVVEGSTHHILTGERIALNILQRLSGIATRTRIFVDALEGLPAKLVDTRKTTPGHRMLEKYAVRVGGGANHRFGLYDAVMIKDNHIKAAGGIRRAVERARAHIPHTMTIEVETESLEQVEEALKAGADIIMLDNMDQALMKEAVRRIKTKAPHVRVEASGNVSLQTIKGIAECGVDVISVGRLTYSFESLDISLDLNAVK